TCAGCttaatgattaataaatgttatagAATGGATTTcaagactgtatgtgtgtgtgtctatatatatatatatatatatatatatatatatatatatatatatatatatatatatatatatatatatatatatatatatatacatatatatatatatatatttatagcctACAGATCCTGTAATGTCATAAGGATTTTATTCAAAGCCAGTGTAGGCCTatagaaacacacatacaaaaatgcatagttttttttatattattattattttcttattattattaatttgacatCTGTTTTTTTTCCAGGTATTATTATAATAAGCGAATTTTGCACAAGACCAAAGGAAAACGTTTTACCTACAAGTTTAACTTCAACAAACTAATCTTAGTGAATTATCCCAGTCTTCCAACCTGCCCACAGGTGCGTTAgagtgttttagatgttttattgCGTAGCTGCAAATGAGTatattataactttatttttttttcttaattttttttcagaatacaaCATCTGTCCCTTTCTCTGTCTTTCCCTCTCAGCTTTCCTTCTACAACCCATCTATTGACAGAGGTAAGAGTGTCACTAATGAGCTTTGAACAATGACATTTGTCATAACAGATTTGAGTgaatagcattaaacattttattcagtttttaacattgatgttatttttctctgtttgcatgtgtgtttgtgtgtgtgtgtatgtgtgcttgtTGTCTGTGGACAGCTGTGCACTCAATTTGTCATCCCCTTCTAATGCCCTACAGCTTCCCCAAACCCCTCCCCTTTCCCCAGACACATCCAATCCAAAGACAGTTTCCCCTATTCCCTCCTCCTTCAGGAACTAACCTATCAGAGGTCTCCTGCCTGTCACCAGTCAACCCCGCCCTTCAGTTCACACAAACTTTAAACTGGCCAGTCAAAAGCAGTGCAGAGTGGCCTCTCAACAGAGTCATGGGATTACAAGAGAGGATTAGAAGTGGACCACAAGACAAAAGCCACGACAACCAAGAAGACAGAAAAATATTTCCTGAGGCCATGCATTAGGAGTTTTAGTACTATTACTGGTTTTAttctatcaatcaatcacctttatttatatagtgctttaaacaaaatacattgcgccaaagcactgaacaacattcatttggaaaacagtgtctcaataatgcaaaatgatagttaaaggcagttcatcattgaattcagttatgtaatctctgttcagttgaaatagtgtctgttttaatttgcaatcaagtcaatgatatcgctgtagatgaagtgaccccaactaagcaagccattattatcacttttttgttGTAAGTTTATGGATCCTTACTGGCAGGTTGATAACAAAGCACTTTATAATTTGAGATTATTAACTAAAAGAGACAAGACAACGtgtatgaattatttaaaaagaacttcatgtaaaacattttaattgtgtcTAGAAATGTAAAGTGTGTCTGATAACACATTGTTAAATAAAGATGGTTTTccttacatattttacattttgttgggAGTAAATACATTTGGATCTGGATGATTGCAAATTTTCTAGGTTTGACTGTTTAAATGTTGAGAAAGTCAGCTTATTTGCTACAGAATCAACAGAGGCCAATCAGCTTGAGCCGTATAGCAATTTGAGTGTGTGTTTCATGACTTaactatatttatacacacacccTGCAGATCTTGTACACAGCATaagctaaaataataattcatatgactTTAATATGTTATAGGTCCTGTGAAGTCATTTTATTTCAACTGAGTATAACGTACTGTAGAATACTGTAATGTAAAAATCCTTgatgaaatatttttatgtaactttattttatgctaatttatttattattacaattattaattgtgctactttataataataatttactgaaaCAAATTATACAGCAAATGCAATAAAGTGTATAATCCCATAATGTTGAACCTGGAAAATGACTCAATATTCATGTCTCTTAAGACTCATGAACTGAAAGTTCAGGTAGAGTTGCACTGTTAACAGGCCACTTTTCACAAgggaaaatgtatcaaataaaatctATGAAATAAAATCACAGCCCTAAAACTAATTTGCCATCAATGCCCAAACTTCATATACAACAAGAGTTACAAACAGAAAATCAGAGTAACtcaattttgattttatatttgttttgcatGCAAGATGTGATGAAAACGTACTGTAAATATTAATTGTAAAGCATTTCAAAACTACACCTAACCCTACTTGTAATGAACTTGTATGGCAGACACAAAAGCACATATCTAGCTACAATGTATGTTCGAGTTATTGAGCTATGGTTAAGGCGGAGATGTCATATGGGCTAGAGATCCATGATCTATTTGTGATCAGAGATCCATAGACATTAGCTCATCTGAAGGGCTTTgacaaatatatgataaatatatacGACAGATCAACTTTTATGatacataataaacataacatatagaGTAAAACATTCACATGATTTGTCTGTGgtactgtatatttacataatatagaTGCAAATATCATGTAGAGTCTTTCACTCCCATTCTGACAAAGAACAGGGCCTCTTGAATTCCTGTCCAAACTCATGGATCCATTTGTTagccactgaaaaaaaagaaaataaaaaatcaatgatTTTTACATTCAACTTTAATACTCAACTTGCAGTTGCCTTTTTCTTGAACACAACAACTGCTAAGAAAACCTGTTCACAAAGAGTTTGAATGTTTGGTGCAAGGAGACCACtgaataaatatatctatatctatatctatatctatatctatatatctatatctatatctatatctatatctatatctatatctatatctatatatatatatatatatatatacacacatatacatatatatatatatatatacacacacacacacacacacacacacacatacatatatatcatatatatatatatatatatatatatatatgatttattaaaacaaacaaacaaaaaaacctaccCCATTTGTTACCCACTAACACAGGGCATCCAGCATGGCGTGTATTCAAATCCAGCTCACCATTCTTGTGGAGGTTGTACCAAAACACAGCTGATCCCTGCAAAAACAGAGACAGGATACTATAATGATTATACTCAGTTTTATCATCTAAATAATTATCCTTATATACTTGAGGGTTTACCTTTTTTGGCCGCGTTGCAACTCCGATGTCAGGGAAGACGGTGGCCCCCCCTATCTCCACATCACTCATCTACAACAAGAGTACATGATATTTACACACAGGTAAAATGAATAGGAATACGTATAGAAACACATGAGTTAAATAGTTTTTCTGACTGCTGCACGTAAGCTGTTAAACTTACATAAATTAGGAATGTAGCAATCCTGTCATTCACTCCTGTCTCCTGTGAGCTCAAACATTCTTAAATTAGTTTGCATTATTTGATTGATTAACATGTAAAACATCTCTCATTGAAAAAGAATACAGATGTTAGATTTGTACTCTTAAAGCCTGCAAGAAAAATCGGTTGCTCTCTGAGTATCGTACAAGatggcaattaatttttttattagtataaattaattttaaaaggacATAAACATACCTGCTCTGTCCTCCAAGGTCTAACTGacattgtgatttattttcataatga
This portion of the Carassius auratus strain Wakin unplaced genomic scaffold, ASM336829v1 scaf_tig00003772, whole genome shotgun sequence genome encodes:
- the LOC113070365 gene encoding ETS translocation variant 3-like translates to VLFPDWAYKPAWSPGSRQVQLWHFLLELLGRGEGGAITWGSEWGEFVIKDPERLAKLWGERKGKPHMNYDKLSRALRYYYNKRILHKTKGKRFTYKFNFNKLILVNYPSLPTCPQNTTSVPFSVFPSQLSFYNPSIDRAVHSICHPLLMPYSFPKPLPFPQTHPIQRQFPLFPPPSGTNLSEVSCLSPVNPALQFTQTLNWPVKSSAEWPLNRVMGLQERIRSGPQDKSHDNQEDRKIFPEAMH